The following are encoded in a window of Desulfomicrobium escambiense DSM 10707 genomic DNA:
- the ispH gene encoding 4-hydroxy-3-methylbut-2-enyl diphosphate reductase: MELIIAETAGFCMGVDMALNKLDKAVRNPPGKGTIHTLGPIIHNPQVLERYRNLGVKQTDGSKRLDPADVVIIRAHGIPKQVQENFERLGVTLIDATCPKVKKAQILIQKQAEQGKHLLLFGERDHPEVKGLISYAPEHTVFESLEEVKAMTLPQGSRYFLAAQTTQDRESFTAIREFLLGEIDQEMTILDTICTATKDRQEEVRILSREVQAMVVVGGKNSGNTRRLAQIAQEAGVFTVHVETSDELPWGELEAFERIGLTAGASTPSWIIEDVARALKATLG, encoded by the coding sequence ATGGAACTCATCATCGCTGAAACCGCGGGATTCTGCATGGGCGTGGACATGGCCCTGAACAAGCTCGACAAGGCCGTTCGCAACCCGCCCGGCAAGGGCACCATCCATACTCTGGGACCGATCATCCACAACCCGCAGGTGCTCGAACGCTACCGGAACCTCGGGGTGAAACAGACGGACGGCTCGAAACGACTCGACCCGGCGGATGTGGTCATCATCAGGGCGCATGGAATCCCTAAGCAGGTGCAGGAAAACTTCGAAAGGCTTGGTGTAACCCTGATCGACGCCACGTGCCCGAAAGTTAAAAAGGCGCAGATCCTCATCCAGAAACAGGCCGAGCAGGGCAAGCATCTCCTGCTTTTCGGCGAGCGGGACCACCCCGAAGTCAAGGGGCTCATCAGCTACGCACCGGAGCACACGGTGTTTGAAAGCCTTGAGGAAGTGAAAGCCATGACGCTTCCGCAGGGCAGCAGATATTTCCTTGCCGCGCAGACAACGCAGGACCGCGAGTCATTCACCGCCATCCGCGAATTTCTTCTGGGTGAAATCGATCAGGAGATGACCATTCTGGACACCATCTGCACGGCGACGAAAGACAGGCAGGAAGAGGTGCGCATCCTGTCGCGGGAGGTTCAGGCCATGGTCGTGGTGGGAGGAAAAAACAGCGGCAACACCCGCAGGTTGGCCCAAATCGCCCAGGAGGCTGGCGTGTTCACCGTGCATGTCGAAACCTCCGATGAGCTGCCCTGGGGCGAACTTGAAGCCTTCGAACGTATCGGACTCACCGCCGGTGCGTCGACACCGTCGTGGATTATTGAGGACGTCGCCAGGGCGCTCAAAGCCACCCTGGGGTGA